Proteins encoded within one genomic window of Etheostoma cragini isolate CJK2018 chromosome 21, CSU_Ecrag_1.0, whole genome shotgun sequence:
- the myocd gene encoding myocardin isoform X4, which yields MSGSKVWAMHAGKCSEVLVTGPEDRLCLGHPQGATQVQGTERRNHALKKQQPSTEGRIVLQLRLQQRRTREQLADQGIMPLNQGKFPKQEDSYAFEEDSSSESLSPEQQHSDESQGSACPSSEAVGSTPPSSSSPVHISPRQRGVTREPSDQSQDEGLSGADSQATPPIPVPAIVKSKTSDKNRHKKPKDVKPKVKKLKYHQYIPPDQKAEKSPPPMDSAYARLLQQQQLFLQLQILSQQKHAHTHPQSLQLQQHTHTAQAQQRQPSFSYQPHPPSQTQKGASEQLPVCSSSAPSGRANSSSPSAVKNTYANQSSISPVKPGPLPANLDDLKVSELRQHLRIRGMPVSGTKTALVERLSPFRDSNSGSSPSGSSDITTVIFPVTPTGSLSSYQSPSSSSALSQGGYFPYPSTSSSPPISPASSELSLSGSLPDSFSDVPMSSPTQFALQPSPAQLSMEDGPGGGGPRAGEGGGMDGMEAAKDKMLVEKQKVIDELTWKLQQEQRQVEELRMQLHKRKRCYGATQDLARPTSHPTILHQSPPAMMGQHFFGVTIKQEPMSLSSSCPLSSTKQLKSSPGICMEDMGHCNNPLSNMGGPGGTKCMDRSSGCPSTMSAFLSPQCSPRDSPIGKPSRSPQPSSPKNPYLLSPSLGRDGCSHLQPHPHPPGNNRARNMQMQQKNEGQAANCSYPAEQRGLQGVFPNPTNCVHSGSAKPEHHNLQPKQLTRSQQMDELLDVLIESGEMPANAREERERASVTKVVPHITVSPGCPGLLAPRFHRHYEHLSPAQFPYDHSANHITESHLENLLGGPIGRGAEVALLKMASEDGGQEEDGNRDGEGYHHPHPPNSQQDKILTNRDLMDTPLSSISTKGSGVSEVQGMVSMAFSETPWETMEWLDLTPPSSATAFSMALPSGPSIFNTEFLDVTDINLNTAMDLHLEHW from the exons TCCTGCAGTTAAGACTTCAACAGAGGAGGACACGAGAGCAGCTGGCAGACCAAGGCATCATGCCTC TGAACCAGGGCAAGTTCCCCAAGCAAGAGGATTCCTATGCGTTTGAGGAGGACAGCAGCAGTGAAAGTCTGTCTCCAGAGCAGCAGCACAGTGATGAGTCGCAGGGCTCGGCCTGCCCTTCATCGGAGGCTGTCGGCAGTACGCCCCCCTCGTCCTCCTCACCTGTCCACATCAGCCCACGACAG AGAGGTGTGACCCGAGAGCCCTCGGATCAAAGCCAGGATGAAGGGCTGTCTGGTGCCGATAGCCAAGCCACTCCCCCAATACCTGTTCCTGCTATTGTCAAG TCCAAGACGTCAGACAAGAACCGGCACAAGAAGCCCAAAGATGTGAAGCCAAAGGTGAAGAAGCTCAAGTACCACCAGTATATTCCTCCGGACCAAAAGGCAGAAAAGTCCCCTCCGCCCATGGACTCAGCCTATGCCCGCCTcctgcagcaacagcagctctTCCTGCAGCTGCAGATCCTCAGCCAGCAgaaacatgctcacacacatccacagtcactacagttgcagcagcacacacacactgcccagGCCCAGCAGCGACAGCCCTCTTTCAGCTATCAGCCTCACCCACCCAGCCAAACCCAGAA AGGAGCCAGTGAGCAGCTGCCAGTTTGTAGCTCCAGCGCTCCATCAGGCCGAGCAAACAGCAGCTCGCCCTCCGCAGTCAAGAACACGTATGCCAACCAAAGCAGCATCTCCCCGGTCAAACCTGGGCCCCTGCCAGCTAATCTAGATGACCTAAAA GTCTCAGAGCTGCGGCAGCACCTGCGGATCCGCGGCATGCCAGTCTCCGGCACCAAAACGGCCCTTGTCGAGCGCCTCAGCCCCTTCAGGGACTCCAACTCCGGCTCCTCGCCCTCGGGCTCTTCTGACATTACCACAGTGATCTTCCCTGTCACCCCCACAGGATCTTTATCCTCCTACCAGTCGCCTTCCTCCTCCAGCGCCCTGTCTCAGGGTGGCTACTTCCCTTACCCAagcacctcctcctccccccccatctctccgGCCTCCTCGGAGCTGTCCCTCAGCGGCTCTCTCCCCGACAGCTTCAGCGACGTGCCAATGTCCTCGCCAACGCAGTTTGCCCTGCAGCCATCTCCGGCCCAGCTTAGCATGGAAGATGGCCCGGGCGGGGGAGGGCCCAGGGCGGGTGAGGGTGGAGGTATGGATGGCATGGAAGCTGCAAAAGATAAAATGCTGGTGGAAAAGCAGAAGGTGATTGATGAGCTGACATGGAAGCTGCAACAGGAGCAGAGACAG GTTGAGGAACTGAGGATGCAGCTGCACAAGAGGAAACGCTGCTATGGAGCAACACAGGACCTGGCCCGCCCTACATCACACCCCACCATACTCCATCAGTCGCCCCCAGCCATGATGGGCCAGCACTTCTTTGGGGTGACTATCAAGCAGGAACCCATGTCCTTGTCCTCCAGCTGCCCTCTGTCCTCTACCAAACAGCTGAAGAGCTCTCCTGGCATTTGCATGGAGGATATGGGACACTGCAACAACCCCCTTTCCAACATGGGGGGCCCCGGTGGCACTAAATGTATGGACAGGTCCTCTGGCTGCCCCTCCACAATGTCCGCTTTCCTCAGTCCCCAGTGCTCCCCTCGAGACTCCCCCATTGGGAAGCCTTCTCGTAGCCCCCAGCCTTCGTCTCCTAAAAACCCTTACCTTCTGTCACCTTCACTGGGAAGAGACGGCTGCAGTCACCTCCagccccacccccaccccccggGCAACAACAGAGCACGCAACATGCAG ATGCAGCAGAAGAATGAAGGCCAGGCGGCAAATTGTTCTTAtccagcagagcagagaggcCTTCAGGGAGTCTTTCCCAACCCGACTAACTGTGTCCACAGCGGCTCAGCCAAGCCTGAGCACCACAACTTGCAACCAAAG CAACTGACCAGAAGTCAGCAGATGGACGAACTTCTGGATGTGCTCATAGAGAGCGGAG aGATGCCAGCTAACGccagagaagagagggagagggccTCTGTAACCAAAGTTGTGCCTCACATTACTGTGTCCCCAGGGTGTCCCGGCCTCCTCGCCCCCAGGTTCCACCGACACTACGAACACCTGTCCCCCGCCCAGTTCCCTTACGACCACTCGGCTAATCACATCACTGAGAGCCACCTGGAGAATCTGCTGGGAGGTCCGATTGGCCGAGGAGCGGAGGTGGCTCTTCTTAAAATGGCCAGCGAGGACGGGGGCCAGGAAGAGGACGGGAACAGAGACGGCGAAGGGtaccaccacccccaccctcccaaTTCCCAACAGGACAAAATTCTGACCAACAGAGATCTGATGGACACGCCTCTGTCATCCATCAGCACTAAGGGGTCTGGTGTGTCTGAGGTGCAGGGGATGGTCAGCATGGCGTTTAGCGAGACGCCGTGGGAGACCATGGAGTGGCTGGACCTGACGCCACCCAGCTCAGCCACAGCCTTTAGTATGGCTCTGCCCAGTGGGCCCAGCATCTTCAACACAGAGTTCCTGGATGTCACAGACATTAACTTGAACACTGCCATGGACCTTCACCTGGAGCACTGGTGA
- the myocd gene encoding myocardin isoform X1, with amino-acid sequence MSGSKVWAMHAGKCSEVLVTGPEDRLCLGHPQGATQVQGTERRNHALKKQQPSTEGRIVLQLRLQQRRTREQLADQGIMPLNQGKFPKQEDSYAFEEDSSSESLSPEQQHSDESQGSACPSSEAVGSTPPSSSSPVHISPRQRGVTREPSDQSQDEGLSGADSQATPPIPVPAIVKSKTSDKNRHKKPKDVKPKVKKLKYHQYIPPDQKAEKSPPPMDSAYARLLQQQQLFLQLQILSQQKHAHTHPQSLQLQQHTHTAQAQQRQPSFSYQPHPPSQTQKGASEQLPVCSSSAPSGRANSSSPSAVKNTYANQSSISPVKPGPLPANLDDLKVSELRQHLRIRGMPVSGTKTALVERLSPFRDSNSGSSPSGSSDITTVIFPVTPTGSLSSYQSPSSSSALSQGGYFPYPSTSSSPPISPASSELSLSGSLPDSFSDVPMSSPTQFALQPSPAQLSMEDGPGGGGPRAGEGGGMDGMEAAKDKMLVEKQKVIDELTWKLQQEQRQVEELRMQLHKRKRCYGATQDLARPTSHPTILHQSPPAMMGQHFFGVTIKQEPMSLSSSCPLSSTKQLKSSPGICMEDMGHCNNPLSNMGGPGGTKCMDRSSGCPSTMSAFLSPQCSPRDSPIGKPSRSPQPSSPKNPYLLSPSLGRDGCSHLQPHPHPPGNNRARNMQMQQKNEGQAANCSYPAEQRGLQGVFPNPTNCVHSGSAKPEHHNLQPKMSVAPSPRHVGQKCQVLPPAFSSSDSDASDLRQPPCYEDAVKQQLTRSQQMDELLDVLIESGEMPANAREERERASVTKVVPHITVSPGCPGLLAPRFHRHYEHLSPAQFPYDHSANHITESHLENLLGGPIGRGAEVALLKMASEDGGQEEDGNRDGEGYHHPHPPNSQQDKILTNRDLMDTPLSSISTKGSGVSEVQGMVSMAFSETPWETMEWLDLTPPSSATAFSMALPSGPSIFNTEFLDVTDINLNTAMDLHLEHW; translated from the exons TCCTGCAGTTAAGACTTCAACAGAGGAGGACACGAGAGCAGCTGGCAGACCAAGGCATCATGCCTC TGAACCAGGGCAAGTTCCCCAAGCAAGAGGATTCCTATGCGTTTGAGGAGGACAGCAGCAGTGAAAGTCTGTCTCCAGAGCAGCAGCACAGTGATGAGTCGCAGGGCTCGGCCTGCCCTTCATCGGAGGCTGTCGGCAGTACGCCCCCCTCGTCCTCCTCACCTGTCCACATCAGCCCACGACAG AGAGGTGTGACCCGAGAGCCCTCGGATCAAAGCCAGGATGAAGGGCTGTCTGGTGCCGATAGCCAAGCCACTCCCCCAATACCTGTTCCTGCTATTGTCAAG TCCAAGACGTCAGACAAGAACCGGCACAAGAAGCCCAAAGATGTGAAGCCAAAGGTGAAGAAGCTCAAGTACCACCAGTATATTCCTCCGGACCAAAAGGCAGAAAAGTCCCCTCCGCCCATGGACTCAGCCTATGCCCGCCTcctgcagcaacagcagctctTCCTGCAGCTGCAGATCCTCAGCCAGCAgaaacatgctcacacacatccacagtcactacagttgcagcagcacacacacactgcccagGCCCAGCAGCGACAGCCCTCTTTCAGCTATCAGCCTCACCCACCCAGCCAAACCCAGAA AGGAGCCAGTGAGCAGCTGCCAGTTTGTAGCTCCAGCGCTCCATCAGGCCGAGCAAACAGCAGCTCGCCCTCCGCAGTCAAGAACACGTATGCCAACCAAAGCAGCATCTCCCCGGTCAAACCTGGGCCCCTGCCAGCTAATCTAGATGACCTAAAA GTCTCAGAGCTGCGGCAGCACCTGCGGATCCGCGGCATGCCAGTCTCCGGCACCAAAACGGCCCTTGTCGAGCGCCTCAGCCCCTTCAGGGACTCCAACTCCGGCTCCTCGCCCTCGGGCTCTTCTGACATTACCACAGTGATCTTCCCTGTCACCCCCACAGGATCTTTATCCTCCTACCAGTCGCCTTCCTCCTCCAGCGCCCTGTCTCAGGGTGGCTACTTCCCTTACCCAagcacctcctcctccccccccatctctccgGCCTCCTCGGAGCTGTCCCTCAGCGGCTCTCTCCCCGACAGCTTCAGCGACGTGCCAATGTCCTCGCCAACGCAGTTTGCCCTGCAGCCATCTCCGGCCCAGCTTAGCATGGAAGATGGCCCGGGCGGGGGAGGGCCCAGGGCGGGTGAGGGTGGAGGTATGGATGGCATGGAAGCTGCAAAAGATAAAATGCTGGTGGAAAAGCAGAAGGTGATTGATGAGCTGACATGGAAGCTGCAACAGGAGCAGAGACAG GTTGAGGAACTGAGGATGCAGCTGCACAAGAGGAAACGCTGCTATGGAGCAACACAGGACCTGGCCCGCCCTACATCACACCCCACCATACTCCATCAGTCGCCCCCAGCCATGATGGGCCAGCACTTCTTTGGGGTGACTATCAAGCAGGAACCCATGTCCTTGTCCTCCAGCTGCCCTCTGTCCTCTACCAAACAGCTGAAGAGCTCTCCTGGCATTTGCATGGAGGATATGGGACACTGCAACAACCCCCTTTCCAACATGGGGGGCCCCGGTGGCACTAAATGTATGGACAGGTCCTCTGGCTGCCCCTCCACAATGTCCGCTTTCCTCAGTCCCCAGTGCTCCCCTCGAGACTCCCCCATTGGGAAGCCTTCTCGTAGCCCCCAGCCTTCGTCTCCTAAAAACCCTTACCTTCTGTCACCTTCACTGGGAAGAGACGGCTGCAGTCACCTCCagccccacccccaccccccggGCAACAACAGAGCACGCAACATGCAG ATGCAGCAGAAGAATGAAGGCCAGGCGGCAAATTGTTCTTAtccagcagagcagagaggcCTTCAGGGAGTCTTTCCCAACCCGACTAACTGTGTCCACAGCGGCTCAGCCAAGCCTGAGCACCACAACTTGCAACCAAAG ATGTCAGTAGCGCCCTCTCCTCGGCATGTTGGCCAAAAGTGCCAGGTCCTTCCCCCTGCCTTCAGTAGCTCAGATTCAGATGCATCAGACTTAAGACAGCCCCCATGCTATGAGGATGCAGTCAAGCAG CAACTGACCAGAAGTCAGCAGATGGACGAACTTCTGGATGTGCTCATAGAGAGCGGAG aGATGCCAGCTAACGccagagaagagagggagagggccTCTGTAACCAAAGTTGTGCCTCACATTACTGTGTCCCCAGGGTGTCCCGGCCTCCTCGCCCCCAGGTTCCACCGACACTACGAACACCTGTCCCCCGCCCAGTTCCCTTACGACCACTCGGCTAATCACATCACTGAGAGCCACCTGGAGAATCTGCTGGGAGGTCCGATTGGCCGAGGAGCGGAGGTGGCTCTTCTTAAAATGGCCAGCGAGGACGGGGGCCAGGAAGAGGACGGGAACAGAGACGGCGAAGGGtaccaccacccccaccctcccaaTTCCCAACAGGACAAAATTCTGACCAACAGAGATCTGATGGACACGCCTCTGTCATCCATCAGCACTAAGGGGTCTGGTGTGTCTGAGGTGCAGGGGATGGTCAGCATGGCGTTTAGCGAGACGCCGTGGGAGACCATGGAGTGGCTGGACCTGACGCCACCCAGCTCAGCCACAGCCTTTAGTATGGCTCTGCCCAGTGGGCCCAGCATCTTCAACACAGAGTTCCTGGATGTCACAGACATTAACTTGAACACTGCCATGGACCTTCACCTGGAGCACTGGTGA
- the myocd gene encoding myocardin isoform X6, with product MSGSKVWAMHAGKCSEVLVTGPEDRLCLGHPQGATQVQGTERRNHALKKQQPSTEGRIVLQLRLQQRRTREQLADQGIMPLNQGKFPKQEDSYAFEEDSSSESLSPEQQHSDESQGSACPSSEAVGSTPPSSSSPVHISPRQRGVTREPSDQSQDEGLSGADSQATPPIPVPAIVKSKTSDKNRHKKPKDVKPKVKKLKYHQYIPPDQKAEKSPPPMDSAYARLLQQQQLFLQLQILSQQKHAHTHPQSLQLQQHTHTAQAQQRQPSFSYQPHPPSQTQKGASEQLPVCSSSAPSGRANSSSPSAVKNTYANQSSISPVKPGPLPANLDDLKVSELRQHLRIRGMPVSGTKTALVERLSPFRDSNSGSSPSGSSDITTVIFPVTPTGSLSSYQSPSSSSALSQGGYFPYPSTSSSPPISPASSELSLSGSLPDSFSDVPMSSPTQFALQPSPAQLSMEDGPGGGGPRAGEGGGMDGMEAAKDKMLVEKQKVIDELTWKLQQEQRQVEELRMQLHKRKRCYGATQDLARPTSHPTILHQSPPAMMGQHFFGVTIKQEPMSLSSSCPLSSTKQLKSSPGICMEDMGHCNNPLSNMGGPGGTKCMDRSSGCPSTMSAFLSPQCSPRDSPIGKPSRSPQPSSPKNPYLLSPSLGRDGCSHLQPHPHPPGNNRARNMQMQQKNEGQAANCSYPAEQRGLQGVFPNPTNCVHSGSAKPEHHNLQPKQLTRSQQMDELLDVLIESGGCPGLLAPRFHRHYEHLSPAQFPYDHSANHITESHLENLLGGPIGRGAEVALLKMASEDGGQEEDGNRDGEGYHHPHPPNSQQDKILTNRDLMDTPLSSISTKGSGVSEVQGMVSMAFSETPWETMEWLDLTPPSSATAFSMALPSGPSIFNTEFLDVTDINLNTAMDLHLEHW from the exons TCCTGCAGTTAAGACTTCAACAGAGGAGGACACGAGAGCAGCTGGCAGACCAAGGCATCATGCCTC TGAACCAGGGCAAGTTCCCCAAGCAAGAGGATTCCTATGCGTTTGAGGAGGACAGCAGCAGTGAAAGTCTGTCTCCAGAGCAGCAGCACAGTGATGAGTCGCAGGGCTCGGCCTGCCCTTCATCGGAGGCTGTCGGCAGTACGCCCCCCTCGTCCTCCTCACCTGTCCACATCAGCCCACGACAG AGAGGTGTGACCCGAGAGCCCTCGGATCAAAGCCAGGATGAAGGGCTGTCTGGTGCCGATAGCCAAGCCACTCCCCCAATACCTGTTCCTGCTATTGTCAAG TCCAAGACGTCAGACAAGAACCGGCACAAGAAGCCCAAAGATGTGAAGCCAAAGGTGAAGAAGCTCAAGTACCACCAGTATATTCCTCCGGACCAAAAGGCAGAAAAGTCCCCTCCGCCCATGGACTCAGCCTATGCCCGCCTcctgcagcaacagcagctctTCCTGCAGCTGCAGATCCTCAGCCAGCAgaaacatgctcacacacatccacagtcactacagttgcagcagcacacacacactgcccagGCCCAGCAGCGACAGCCCTCTTTCAGCTATCAGCCTCACCCACCCAGCCAAACCCAGAA AGGAGCCAGTGAGCAGCTGCCAGTTTGTAGCTCCAGCGCTCCATCAGGCCGAGCAAACAGCAGCTCGCCCTCCGCAGTCAAGAACACGTATGCCAACCAAAGCAGCATCTCCCCGGTCAAACCTGGGCCCCTGCCAGCTAATCTAGATGACCTAAAA GTCTCAGAGCTGCGGCAGCACCTGCGGATCCGCGGCATGCCAGTCTCCGGCACCAAAACGGCCCTTGTCGAGCGCCTCAGCCCCTTCAGGGACTCCAACTCCGGCTCCTCGCCCTCGGGCTCTTCTGACATTACCACAGTGATCTTCCCTGTCACCCCCACAGGATCTTTATCCTCCTACCAGTCGCCTTCCTCCTCCAGCGCCCTGTCTCAGGGTGGCTACTTCCCTTACCCAagcacctcctcctccccccccatctctccgGCCTCCTCGGAGCTGTCCCTCAGCGGCTCTCTCCCCGACAGCTTCAGCGACGTGCCAATGTCCTCGCCAACGCAGTTTGCCCTGCAGCCATCTCCGGCCCAGCTTAGCATGGAAGATGGCCCGGGCGGGGGAGGGCCCAGGGCGGGTGAGGGTGGAGGTATGGATGGCATGGAAGCTGCAAAAGATAAAATGCTGGTGGAAAAGCAGAAGGTGATTGATGAGCTGACATGGAAGCTGCAACAGGAGCAGAGACAG GTTGAGGAACTGAGGATGCAGCTGCACAAGAGGAAACGCTGCTATGGAGCAACACAGGACCTGGCCCGCCCTACATCACACCCCACCATACTCCATCAGTCGCCCCCAGCCATGATGGGCCAGCACTTCTTTGGGGTGACTATCAAGCAGGAACCCATGTCCTTGTCCTCCAGCTGCCCTCTGTCCTCTACCAAACAGCTGAAGAGCTCTCCTGGCATTTGCATGGAGGATATGGGACACTGCAACAACCCCCTTTCCAACATGGGGGGCCCCGGTGGCACTAAATGTATGGACAGGTCCTCTGGCTGCCCCTCCACAATGTCCGCTTTCCTCAGTCCCCAGTGCTCCCCTCGAGACTCCCCCATTGGGAAGCCTTCTCGTAGCCCCCAGCCTTCGTCTCCTAAAAACCCTTACCTTCTGTCACCTTCACTGGGAAGAGACGGCTGCAGTCACCTCCagccccacccccaccccccggGCAACAACAGAGCACGCAACATGCAG ATGCAGCAGAAGAATGAAGGCCAGGCGGCAAATTGTTCTTAtccagcagagcagagaggcCTTCAGGGAGTCTTTCCCAACCCGACTAACTGTGTCCACAGCGGCTCAGCCAAGCCTGAGCACCACAACTTGCAACCAAAG CAACTGACCAGAAGTCAGCAGATGGACGAACTTCTGGATGTGCTCATAGAGAGCGGAG GGTGTCCCGGCCTCCTCGCCCCCAGGTTCCACCGACACTACGAACACCTGTCCCCCGCCCAGTTCCCTTACGACCACTCGGCTAATCACATCACTGAGAGCCACCTGGAGAATCTGCTGGGAGGTCCGATTGGCCGAGGAGCGGAGGTGGCTCTTCTTAAAATGGCCAGCGAGGACGGGGGCCAGGAAGAGGACGGGAACAGAGACGGCGAAGGGtaccaccacccccaccctcccaaTTCCCAACAGGACAAAATTCTGACCAACAGAGATCTGATGGACACGCCTCTGTCATCCATCAGCACTAAGGGGTCTGGTGTGTCTGAGGTGCAGGGGATGGTCAGCATGGCGTTTAGCGAGACGCCGTGGGAGACCATGGAGTGGCTGGACCTGACGCCACCCAGCTCAGCCACAGCCTTTAGTATGGCTCTGCCCAGTGGGCCCAGCATCTTCAACACAGAGTTCCTGGATGTCACAGACATTAACTTGAACACTGCCATGGACCTTCACCTGGAGCACTGGTGA